The Verrucomicrobiota bacterium genome segment CGCCGATCCACTCGGCACGGCTCGCTTTGATGAAAAGGCTCGGCGAATCGGCCGTCGCCGGGCGGCGCCATGTCGGCTCGATCATGAGGTGGTCCTGCACGTGGTACTGGGCGAACTCGAGCTTGCCGCGTTTGTCGTCGGTGTAGAAGTAGTGCGACGGCAGGACTTCCTCGATCGGCCTGTGGTAGAGTAAGCGGCTTTCCTCCTCGATGTAGTCGTGCGTGCGGGTCACGATGCGTTCGTTGAGCACGAACATCGTCACCGCGAGTGCGCCGCACGCGATGAGCAGCGGCGCGGCGATGCGGGCCGGGCTGATGCCCGCGGCGCGCATGGCGGTGACCTCGTTGTCGCGCGCGAGCCGGCCGATGCTCCAGGCGGCGGCGATGGTCACGACGACTGGCATGAAGAGCACAAGGAGCTCGGGAGTGAAGTAGAGATAGAACTCGAGCACGCGCCAGACCGTGAACCCATGCTGGACAAACCGCGCGGCACGCAACGAGAAATCGAACATCGAAAACAGGAACACGCAGCCGGCCATGACGGCCAGAAACGCCGTCAGAAAGCGCGCGAGCACGTGCCTGTCGAGCCGCTTGAGCTTCATCGTCCTCGATTGACCCGCACCGTAAGCGCCACGCCGATGGCCAGGAACACCACGCACGGGACCCACACGACAGCGCTGGGCACCGTCGTACGGGCCGTGACGCCCTTCTCGATGCCGATGATGAGCAGATAGTAGGCGAGCGCGATCATGCCGGCCAGCGCCGAACCGAGGCTGCGCTCACTTCGGTGCACGCGAACTCCAAGCGAGACCCCAAGCAAGGTGAACACGAGCGGTGTGAGCGAAAAGACGAACCGTTTGTTGATTTCGAACAGGTAGGCGCTGGCCTGAACGGTATCGTCGTCTTCCCGCTCATCCGTGCGACCCAGAAGTACAGCGCGGCGGGCGAGCAGCTCGCGCATTGTCATGTCGTCCTTATCGGTCGAGCCCGTGTGGAGGGAACGGATGTCCTCGAAGTCGAAGATGATCTGGTAAAGCTTGGCCGTTTCGTCCATGAGGCGCCGCGTCGTGGTCGTGCCGGGGCTTTCGTGGCCGGCCGCTGTCGACGGGGCGTCCGCCGACAGAGCGTCGGGTGATCCGCCGTCGGCGGGCTGTTCGATCACCTCGGTGATGTTAAACTCGACGTCATAGAGGTCGAGCTGGACCTTGCCCTCGGCACGCCGGTCGACGAACTGGCCGTGTTTGGCGTCAACACGCGTGGTGCGGCCGTCGGCGGCACGCTCGGTGATGGACACGTCGTCGAGCACGTCGCCGCGCCGGGCGCCGACGACGATGGTGTAGTTCTTGACCCGGACCGTTCGGCCCGGCGAGAAGAACGCATCGAGACTGAAGGCGCTCGTGCGCAGGTCGGCGAGGGCGGCGTGGCTGCGCGGGGCAGCCCAGCCGTTGAGCCACAGCATGAGGAACGAGGCGACGACGCTCAGGCCAAGCACGGTCGAGAACGCGCGTATGGGTGCGATGCCGCTGGCACGCAGCGCCATAAGCTCGTTGTCGGCCGAGAGCCGGCCAAACACGAGCAGGCAGGCGATGAGCATCGAGATGGGCACCGAGTAGATCGAGAGAAAAACATTATAGTACGCGAGCAGGATGAGCACAAGGACGGGCGGGATGGCCAGATAGCGGTCGTTGCCCAGCTTGATGAGCGACATCACGGCCAGACACAGCGAGCAGACGATGACGCTCGCGGCCAGCGCAAGGGCCACCTTGCGCAAGATGTAGCTATGGTATAATTTCATTGGGGGAGGCGCCCCGGCCCGAGCGAAATATGCCTGCTGTGACGAAACCAGCGGGGATCTCGAGCGTTAGTATAGGAGTCGGCGCACAGGACGAACAAGTGCTTTCTTCCCCGTCTCCCCGGGCGGCGGGCCCGCCGGCTTGTATGAACCAGAGAAGGAGTGCCATGGGCAGACGAAGCGCCGTACACGGGCCTGTGGCTCGCACTGTGATCGTTGCTCTGCTCCTGGCGGGTACGCTCGCGCTCCCGGCCTCGGCGGCCGAGGGGCGTGCTGCCGACGATCGTTCGGCCGACGAGGGCGCGGTCGAGGACCGGAGCCCGCTGGAGCTGTCGATCGAGGGCTGCATCGCGCTCGGTATCAAGCAGGGTCTCGACTACCTCACCGAGGAGGAGGACTACATCCTCCAGCAACTGAGCACGTCGCTCACACGGCACAGCTACGGGCGGATCTGGTCGAGTACGGTCTCGGCAGGCACCGACTCGGACAGCACGAACACCGAGTCGGCCTCGGTGCAGATGGCGAAGCGGCTGCTGACCGGTGGTGAGGTGCAGGTGGCAGCCGACACCGCGGGCTCGCAGCCCGACGCCGAAGACAACGCCTACAGCTCGTCGGTTGAGGTGTCGCTCACGCAGCCGCTGCTGCGCGGCGCGGGCCGTCTGGCGGCGCGCGAGAACCTGACGCAGGCCGAGCGCGATTTCATCTACGCCTGGCGCGACCTGACGCTGTTCAAGCAGGAGTTTCTGATCGAGCTGGTGGCCAAGTACTACCGGCTTGTGCAGTTGCAGCTCGAGATCGGCAACCGGCTCGAACGCGTCGCGAGCGCCGAGGAGCTGGCGATGCTGACGCTCGCGCGCCTGGCGACGGGGACCGCCTCGCGCATCGACATGCTGCGTGCCGTGGTCAACCTGCTGCGGGCGCGCAACGACCTGGTCGACGCCGGGCAGCGCTACGAGCTGCAACTCGACAGCTTCAAGCTCGATCTGGACCTGGCGATGGACCGGCCGGTGACGATCGTCCCCCCGGAGACCTTGCCGTACCGCCCGATGCTCGAGATCCGGCTCGAACTGCCCGCAGCGATAAAGGAGGCCCTGCGCACGATGGCCGAGGAGGCGGACACAGGCGCCGAGGCACAACGCACCGCGATGCTCCAGACCGAACAGGACGGCGGATCGGCCGAGGAGCTCGGCCGCCAGAGCATGTCGGCGGCGCTCGAGAATCGGCTCGACCTCCGGACGGCGCGCGACCAGGCCGACGATGCGCGCCGAGGGCTTCGACTCGCGCGCAATGACCTGCGCGGCGACCTCAATCTGAGGGCGCGCGCCGGCTACACCACCGAGCCGGAGACCTCGTTCGACGACCAGCGTTTCGGCCAAGCCGAGTGGTCGGTCGGGCTCGAGTATGCGCTGCCCCTGGACCGGGTGCCCGAGCGCCTCTCGTACCAGCGGCAGCTCATCGTTGTCACCCGCGCGTTGCGCCAGACCAGCCGCGTGCAGGACCGGGTGCTGCTCGAGGTGCGCACGACAGTCCGCGAGCTGCACCGGGCCGAGACTACCGTGCTGATCCAGCAGCTCAACGTGGTGGCTGCCGAACGGCGGCTCGAGCGGGCACGCGCTGATTACGACTTGGGGGAAATCACCAACCGGGACGTGGTCGAGGCACAAACGGAACTGCTCGACGCCCGGAACGCCCTCGACCAAGCCAAGGTCGACCATATTATCGCCACGCTGCAACTGCAGAAAGACACCGGCGAGCTCGACTTCGACCGGTGGCGGGAGCTGATCCAATGAACCAGACCGGGCCCATGCGGCCGAGACCGATAGCGCTGACACGGAAACGCACCCCCCGTCGGCGCCTGCTGCTCTTCTCGGTGGGCGGTGCGCTCGTCGTTGTGCTCGCGCTGAGCGCGTTTTTCTACGGCCGCGCCAAACGCGCCGGGAGCGGTGCGCTCTACACGGTCAGAGAAGGGACCTTGCGCATCGTGATTACCGAGGACGGCACGCTCGAGGCGCAGGAGAGCGAGAAGGTCGTGGCCGACATCGAGGCCCAGGCCAAGATCGTCTGGGTCATCGACCAGGGCACGTTCGTGACCAAGGGCACGAAGCTCGTGGAGCTTGACAAGACCCAGCTTGAGGACGTGCTCGAATCGCTCGATCTCGATCTCATCACGCTCGAGGCCAACTACGAAAGCGCCAAGGGCCGTCTCAACGTGCTCAAGGCCGAGGGGCCACAGCAGCTCGCGAAGCTCAAGTTCGAGATCGAGAAAGCCACCGCGCGCCGCGACAAGGCCATGGCCCAGAAGCCGGCTCAGGACAAGGCGCATCTCTACAGCGCCAGCGAGCTACGCGACGCGCAGATCGCCGTGGATGAAGCAAAGATGAGCCTTGCCTCAGCCGAGCTCGCCCTCGACCTGTATGAGAACTATACCCACCCGCAAAACCTGAGCGAAGCCGCCGCCGAGCTCGAGCGCTCCGAGCGCATTTACATGAGCAAGCGCGAGAAGCACAAAACGGTCACGGAGCAACTCGAGAAGATGGAGTTGGTCGCCCCGTCCGACGGGTTGGTCATCTACGGCGACC includes the following:
- a CDS encoding LptF/LptG family permease, with protein sequence MKLKRLDRHVLARFLTAFLAVMAGCVFLFSMFDFSLRAARFVQHGFTVWRVLEFYLYFTPELLVLFMPVVVTIAAAWSIGRLARDNEVTAMRAAGISPARIAAPLLIACGALAVTMFVLNERIVTRTHDYIEEESRLLYHRPIEEVLPSHYFYTDDKRGKLEFAQYHVQDHLMIEPTWRRPATADSPSLFIKASRAEWIGGYWWFFDVQVKRGDRLQRERDKRIMYDWDLPPEYITGEKDPRSMTIGELNRAIRRDAEFQPARALEYRLERHLKLLLPILVFLMLLVTFPVMVRLGTGRRPVTAGLGTSLLLCFVYYVLYIGLAAVTRKWIDFPPLVWVPNLAYGTAGLVMFLRMS
- a CDS encoding LptF/LptG family permease gives rise to the protein MKLYHSYILRKVALALAASVIVCSLCLAVMSLIKLGNDRYLAIPPVLVLILLAYYNVFLSIYSVPISMLIACLLVFGRLSADNELMALRASGIAPIRAFSTVLGLSVVASFLMLWLNGWAAPRSHAALADLRTSAFSLDAFFSPGRTVRVKNYTIVVGARRGDVLDDVSITERAADGRTTRVDAKHGQFVDRRAEGKVQLDLYDVEFNITEVIEQPADGGSPDALSADAPSTAAGHESPGTTTTRRLMDETAKLYQIIFDFEDIRSLHTGSTDKDDMTMRELLARRAVLLGRTDEREDDDTVQASAYLFEINKRFVFSLTPLVFTLLGVSLGVRVHRSERSLGSALAGMIALAYYLLIIGIEKGVTARTTVPSAVVWVPCVVFLAIGVALTVRVNRGR
- a CDS encoding TolC family protein, which translates into the protein MGRRSAVHGPVARTVIVALLLAGTLALPASAAEGRAADDRSADEGAVEDRSPLELSIEGCIALGIKQGLDYLTEEEDYILQQLSTSLTRHSYGRIWSSTVSAGTDSDSTNTESASVQMAKRLLTGGEVQVAADTAGSQPDAEDNAYSSSVEVSLTQPLLRGAGRLAARENLTQAERDFIYAWRDLTLFKQEFLIELVAKYYRLVQLQLEIGNRLERVASAEELAMLTLARLATGTASRIDMLRAVVNLLRARNDLVDAGQRYELQLDSFKLDLDLAMDRPVTIVPPETLPYRPMLEIRLELPAAIKEALRTMAEEADTGAEAQRTAMLQTEQDGGSAEELGRQSMSAALENRLDLRTARDQADDARRGLRLARNDLRGDLNLRARAGYTTEPETSFDDQRFGQAEWSVGLEYALPLDRVPERLSYQRQLIVVTRALRQTSRVQDRVLLEVRTTVRELHRAETTVLIQQLNVVAAERRLERARADYDLGEITNRDVVEAQTELLDARNALDQAKVDHIIATLQLQKDTGELDFDRWRELIQ